In Symmachiella dynata, the following are encoded in one genomic region:
- a CDS encoding DUF1501 domain-containing protein, with amino-acid sequence MNLFHHQSVNVSRHGFSRRGFLQTLSAGAVAAGALNFRDVMSLQAEELRKQGMSMILLWMAGGPSHLETFDPKPEAENGGPTEAIDTTVPGIQIANGWEKTATMMQDIALIRSMTNKEGNHRRATYQMHTGYVPSGSVKHPALGSNIAREIGNLDAALPSFVTVGGGRNDNTGAGFLGVDYEPFAVNTAGEMPQNVTSTVPHPRYNKRLGLMKRLEGEFAGRGGATNVADHGTVYGKASKLVLSPDVEVFDLESESNEIRAAYGNSNFGRGCLLARRLVETGVTFVEVRHGGWDTHKDNFERVKKNASDVDPGFATLIHDLKQRGMLDKTLVVWAGEFGRTPKINANTGRDHYPRAFNAAIAGGGIKGGQVIGKTSDDGSTVEETPVTVPDLLQTVCRSLNVESDKENMSPLGRPMKIVDGGKPVEQLFA; translated from the coding sequence ATGAACTTGTTCCATCACCAATCGGTCAATGTTTCCCGCCACGGATTTTCACGTCGTGGGTTTCTGCAAACGCTCTCCGCTGGAGCAGTGGCAGCCGGCGCCTTGAACTTCCGCGATGTCATGAGCCTGCAAGCGGAGGAACTTCGCAAACAGGGGATGTCGATGATCCTGCTCTGGATGGCCGGCGGTCCCAGCCATCTGGAAACATTCGACCCCAAACCGGAAGCAGAAAACGGCGGCCCCACCGAAGCGATCGACACGACCGTCCCGGGCATTCAAATTGCCAACGGCTGGGAAAAAACCGCCACGATGATGCAAGACATCGCGCTGATCCGCTCGATGACCAACAAAGAAGGCAATCACCGCCGCGCGACCTATCAAATGCACACCGGCTATGTTCCCTCGGGCAGCGTCAAACATCCGGCACTGGGCTCCAACATCGCCCGAGAAATCGGCAATCTGGACGCCGCTCTCCCGTCATTCGTCACAGTTGGCGGCGGCCGCAACGATAATACCGGAGCCGGGTTCCTCGGCGTCGACTACGAACCCTTTGCAGTGAATACAGCAGGCGAGATGCCGCAAAACGTTACCTCGACCGTTCCCCACCCCCGCTACAACAAGCGACTGGGGCTGATGAAACGGCTGGAAGGCGAATTCGCCGGTCGCGGCGGAGCGACCAACGTCGCCGATCACGGAACGGTCTACGGCAAAGCGTCGAAGCTGGTCTTAAGCCCCGACGTCGAAGTCTTCGATCTCGAGTCCGAATCCAACGAAATCCGTGCAGCGTACGGCAATTCGAACTTCGGACGCGGCTGCCTGCTGGCACGCCGACTGGTCGAAACGGGTGTCACCTTCGTCGAAGTTCGCCACGGAGGCTGGGACACGCATAAAGATAACTTCGAGCGAGTCAAGAAAAACGCGAGCGACGTCGATCCCGGTTTCGCGACCTTGATCCACGACCTCAAACAACGCGGCATGTTGGACAAGACCCTCGTAGTGTGGGCCGGCGAATTCGGCCGGACCCCCAAGATCAATGCCAACACCGGTCGCGATCACTACCCCCGTGCCTTCAACGCGGCCATCGCCGGCGGCGGTATCAAAGGGGGACAGGTCATCGGTAAAACGTCCGACGATGGATCCACCGTCGAGGAGACACCGGTCACGGTTCCCGACTTGCTGCAAACCGTTTGCCGGTCGCTCAACGTCGAGTCCGACAAGGAAAACATGAGCCCACTCGGCCGCCCGATGAAAATCGTTGATGGCGGCAAACCGGTGGAACAACTGTTTGCGTGA
- a CDS encoding DUF1549 domain-containing protein: MKFSTRSFVQRVAVLGLAAGLLSTLPVDLQAKNFKARKAVDVTQQIDQIIQQDLTATESQIAPTASDEDFLRRVTFDLTGTLPTPNDITLFGLDPNPEKRAELIERLLQSDEYANNWARYWRDVIFSRATDQRARLMIGTFEKWMAEQLRNGVSWDKITSELITATGSVREEGQTALMFAHQGNAEEIAAEASRIFLGIQIQCANCHDHPTDDWKREQFHQLAAFFPRVRVRVIKDSKPRTFEVVSYNRPDGAGPGRGLGQFQQNPGKLIRQLDKNRDGILTRDEVKRRKLLSRVFGRMLKLGDKNGDKGLSAEEIKNLPLPQANNRRRNSEYYMPDLDDPTSKGTRIDPAFFVAGQKPEVGLDDEARRNILARYVTIRDNPWFARAFVNRIWGELLGAGFTMPVDDMGPDRDIAYPEVLDALSDGFVGSGYDVRWLLRTITNSEAYQRRIRPVDPSGADPQFAAAIPMRMRSDQLYSALTRVLGLAEGPANANRRPVGYRRPAGPRAAFALTFGYDPSTPQADLTGTVPQALFLMNSPLVNSRVKAQGNTPLAKLLKTYSDDVDVLAELYLLVLAREPTETELTTCREYIAETGERGTAFEDILWSLINSTEFRTKR, encoded by the coding sequence ATGAAATTCTCCACACGCTCATTTGTCCAACGCGTTGCTGTACTGGGACTTGCAGCGGGGTTATTGTCCACGCTTCCTGTCGACCTGCAGGCTAAAAATTTCAAAGCCCGCAAGGCGGTCGATGTCACCCAACAAATCGATCAGATCATCCAGCAGGATCTGACCGCGACTGAATCGCAGATCGCTCCGACCGCTTCCGACGAGGATTTCCTCCGTCGCGTGACTTTCGATTTGACCGGCACCCTGCCCACACCCAACGACATTACGCTGTTCGGCCTCGACCCCAATCCCGAAAAACGGGCCGAGTTGATTGAACGACTACTGCAATCGGATGAATACGCAAACAACTGGGCGCGGTACTGGCGGGATGTCATTTTTTCCCGCGCCACCGACCAGCGGGCGCGATTGATGATTGGTACCTTCGAGAAATGGATGGCCGAGCAACTGCGCAACGGCGTCTCGTGGGACAAAATTACCAGCGAGTTAATCACAGCCACCGGAAGTGTCCGCGAAGAAGGCCAGACCGCGTTGATGTTTGCCCACCAGGGCAACGCCGAAGAAATCGCCGCCGAGGCCTCGCGGATTTTTCTGGGCATCCAAATTCAATGTGCGAATTGCCACGATCATCCCACCGATGACTGGAAGCGGGAACAATTTCACCAGTTGGCCGCTTTCTTCCCCCGCGTTCGCGTACGAGTGATCAAGGACTCCAAACCGCGAACCTTTGAGGTGGTTTCGTACAATCGCCCGGATGGAGCGGGACCTGGCCGCGGACTTGGCCAATTCCAACAAAACCCTGGCAAATTGATTCGTCAGTTGGACAAAAACCGCGACGGGATCCTCACAAGGGATGAAGTCAAACGGCGGAAACTACTCAGCCGCGTTTTTGGGAGAATGCTGAAACTCGGTGACAAAAATGGCGACAAAGGTTTGTCCGCCGAAGAAATCAAAAACTTACCCCTCCCTCAAGCTAATAACCGGCGTCGCAATTCCGAGTATTACATGCCGGACTTAGATGACCCCACCTCCAAAGGGACACGCATCGATCCTGCCTTTTTTGTGGCCGGACAAAAGCCGGAAGTTGGTTTGGATGACGAAGCCCGGCGAAACATACTGGCCCGCTACGTTACGATTCGCGACAACCCTTGGTTCGCCCGCGCCTTCGTCAATCGCATCTGGGGAGAACTCCTCGGAGCCGGATTCACGATGCCGGTCGACGACATGGGGCCGGATCGCGACATCGCTTACCCCGAAGTTCTCGACGCACTCAGCGATGGTTTTGTCGGCAGCGGCTATGACGTCCGTTGGCTGCTAAGGACCATCACCAACAGCGAGGCGTATCAACGCCGCATTCGTCCGGTCGATCCCTCCGGCGCAGACCCGCAATTTGCCGCTGCCATTCCCATGCGGATGCGCTCCGACCAACTCTACAGTGCCCTGACCCGCGTGCTCGGCCTCGCCGAAGGCCCCGCGAATGCGAATCGCCGCCCTGTCGGGTATCGTCGCCCGGCGGGACCACGCGCCGCCTTCGCCCTCACATTCGGATACGATCCTTCCACACCTCAGGCGGACCTCACCGGCACTGTCCCGCAAGCGTTGTTCCTGATGAACTCACCCCTCGTGAACAGCCGTGTGAAAGCTCAAGGCAATACACCCTTGGCCAAGTTACTGAAAACCTATTCCGACGACGTAGACGTGCTGGCCGAACTATATCTGCTTGTGCTGGCCCGCGAACCGACCGAAACCGAATTGACAACTTGCCGCGAATACATTGCCGAAACCGGCGAACGCGGCACAGCGTTTGAGGACATTCTATGGAGCCTGATCAATTCGACCGAGTTCCGCACCAAACGTTGA
- the rpsU gene encoding 30S ribosomal protein S21: MVKLRVRDKESIQDAVRRFRKLVEHSGVKKEMRRREYYEKPSDAARRARRRAERRAKMNRTMS; encoded by the coding sequence GTGGTCAAACTGCGCGTGAGAGACAAAGAGTCGATTCAGGATGCGGTCCGCCGCTTTCGCAAGCTGGTGGAACATAGCGGCGTGAAAAAAGAGATGCGTCGCCGGGAATATTATGAAAAGCCGAGCGATGCGGCTCGCCGTGCCCGCCGCCGTGCGGAGCGTCGCGCGAAGATGAATCGCACAATGAGCTAG
- a CDS encoding sugar phosphate isomerase/epimerase family protein — MSDYLDRRNFLSRSAATLAASTAAGSLFAAEGESQPAAKKRHLLKAVKIGMIGGDLSMLQKFQLLKELGYDGIELNSPNSYDRDEVIAARDQTKLPIHGVVDSVHWKQTLSHPDPEVRQHGLEGLKTALRDSHFFGGTSVLLVPAVVNKEVSYADAYKRSQAEIRKALPLAEELGIKILFENVWNGFLLSPLETARYIDEFDSNMVGSYFDVGNVVNFGWPEQWIRILGNRIVKLDIKEYSRKLRDKSGPGAGFRVKLGEGDCDWPAVMAALDDIGFEGWGTAEVRGGDRERLQDIAQRMDNIYGM, encoded by the coding sequence ATGTCCGACTACCTCGATCGCCGCAATTTTCTGAGCCGTTCAGCCGCAACCCTGGCCGCATCGACCGCTGCGGGATCACTATTTGCTGCCGAGGGGGAATCGCAACCGGCGGCTAAGAAACGGCATCTTCTCAAAGCGGTCAAAATCGGCATGATTGGGGGAGACTTGTCGATGTTGCAAAAATTCCAACTGCTCAAGGAGTTGGGATACGACGGCATCGAGTTGAACAGCCCCAACAGTTACGATCGTGACGAGGTCATTGCCGCACGCGATCAGACGAAATTGCCGATTCACGGCGTCGTCGACTCGGTGCATTGGAAACAAACACTTTCCCATCCCGATCCGGAAGTGCGTCAGCACGGGCTGGAGGGACTGAAAACCGCACTGCGGGACAGCCATTTCTTCGGCGGCACCTCGGTGCTGCTGGTGCCGGCTGTGGTGAACAAAGAGGTCAGTTACGCCGACGCTTATAAGCGGTCCCAGGCGGAGATTCGCAAAGCGCTGCCGCTGGCTGAAGAATTGGGCATCAAGATTCTGTTCGAGAATGTCTGGAATGGATTTTTGCTGAGCCCGTTGGAGACGGCCCGCTACATTGATGAATTCGACAGTAACATGGTCGGTTCCTACTTCGATGTGGGCAATGTCGTCAATTTTGGTTGGCCTGAACAGTGGATTCGCATTCTGGGGAACCGGATTGTGAAATTGGACATCAAAGAGTACAGCCGCAAGCTCCGCGACAAATCAGGACCGGGCGCCGGTTTTCGAGTGAAACTCGGCGAGGGCGACTGCGATTGGCCGGCCGTGATGGCGGCGCTGGATGATATCGGTTTTGAGGGTTGGGGAACGGCCGAAGTCCGCGGCGGAGACCGCGAGCGGTTGCAGGACATTGCTCAGCGGATGGATAACATTTACGGGATGTGA
- a CDS encoding SH3 domain-containing protein: MRLTLAAIIIATLFPAMLCAQEQRTPYEAEIHADDVFVRSGNSRSHYPTGKLGQGDRVTVHRRELGGWLMISPPKGSFDWVAADTVQIVQQPRANQPARGVIRAERTVARIGSGLEPERRDNWHVMLTRGKRVTILGEKVFDTPEGPQRWYKIEPPADDHRWILGQFVQSVEQGAGRTDPFEANNGDLSPPDIEKQRKRKRAQRMLAEQQKGAGYDDTAPADRGGLKERKMVRIDSGPKKTTDVADAGGARTGPTLAELEDDRMRMKRLDGVFNNIVRSKTSQWDFRRLEQDYQNLQRSAADNAVRRQVDLRLRKVAQYKKIKAEHDEFVRLTRESDEREARILSMRSQPAARPVKQEQQRRFSGAGIVQRSIGAPRGAPVHALVAPDGRVLAYLQGAKGVNLDRYLGRAVGINGPRTHQPKWNTDHILVEKLTPVNLKQP; the protein is encoded by the coding sequence ATGCGGCTGACACTCGCTGCCATCATCATTGCCACTTTGTTTCCGGCCATGCTCTGCGCGCAAGAACAGCGTACGCCTTACGAGGCGGAGATCCATGCGGACGACGTGTTTGTCCGCAGTGGAAATAGCCGCAGCCATTACCCAACCGGCAAACTGGGGCAGGGAGATCGGGTCACCGTCCATCGCCGCGAACTGGGTGGCTGGCTGATGATTTCGCCTCCGAAGGGAAGTTTTGACTGGGTGGCCGCCGACACTGTTCAAATTGTGCAGCAACCTCGAGCCAATCAGCCGGCGCGGGGGGTGATTCGTGCTGAAAGAACCGTCGCACGCATCGGCAGCGGGCTGGAGCCGGAGCGTCGCGACAATTGGCATGTGATGTTAACGCGCGGTAAGCGTGTCACGATCCTGGGTGAGAAAGTCTTCGACACACCCGAAGGGCCGCAACGGTGGTACAAAATTGAACCCCCCGCTGATGATCATCGTTGGATTCTGGGGCAGTTTGTCCAGTCCGTCGAACAAGGAGCGGGCCGTACTGATCCCTTCGAAGCCAATAACGGCGATTTGTCGCCGCCTGACATCGAGAAACAACGCAAACGTAAACGTGCGCAGCGGATGCTCGCCGAACAGCAAAAAGGGGCTGGCTACGACGATACGGCCCCGGCGGATCGAGGCGGACTGAAGGAACGCAAGATGGTGCGGATCGACAGTGGCCCGAAAAAAACGACCGATGTGGCCGATGCGGGAGGTGCGCGGACCGGTCCAACTTTAGCAGAGCTGGAAGACGACCGTATGCGGATGAAGCGGTTGGATGGCGTGTTTAACAACATTGTCCGCAGCAAGACCAGTCAGTGGGACTTCCGCAGATTGGAACAAGACTACCAAAACCTGCAGCGTTCCGCGGCCGACAATGCGGTCCGCCGTCAGGTGGATTTGCGGTTGCGCAAGGTGGCGCAATATAAAAAGATCAAAGCGGAGCATGACGAGTTTGTCCGCTTGACCCGCGAGTCGGATGAACGCGAGGCGCGGATTTTATCGATGCGGTCGCAACCTGCGGCGAGACCCGTCAAGCAGGAACAGCAGCGACGTTTTTCCGGTGCAGGAATTGTACAACGCTCCATCGGCGCCCCACGCGGCGCCCCGGTGCACGCCTTGGTCGCGCCGGATGGGCGCGTGTTGGCGTATCTGCAAGGGGCCAAGGGCGTGAATCTGGATCGCTATTTGGGCCGTGCGGTGGGCATCAACGGTCCGCGGACGCATCAACCGAAGTGGAACACCGATCACATTTTGGTCGAGAAACTCACGCCGGTGAATCTGAAACAACCCTAA